One Mangifera indica cultivar Alphonso chromosome 4, CATAS_Mindica_2.1, whole genome shotgun sequence genomic region harbors:
- the LOC123213213 gene encoding uncharacterized protein LOC123213213 isoform X2, translating to MKKLKRNDQLRLTKETNVVPNGPTAKVDYVKDGSDVSSVDNFAAQKLTAFPARSSVLQACTLTCGVLAALGLIIRQVSHVAFVEGLPIHDCSTEVSFGIEIWHLELISGLVILISSCRYLLLKAWPDFAESSEAANQQVLTSLEPLDYLVVAFLPGVSEELLFRGALLPLFGANLTSVLVVATIFGVLHLGNGRKYSFAVWATFVGFLYGYATIVSNSIIVPMASHSLNNLVGGILWHYTSRPSNSK from the exons ATGAAGAAACTCAAGAGAAATGATCAATTGCGTTTAACCAAAGAAACCAATGTTGTACCAAATGGACCTACTGCAAAAGTTGATTATGTTAAAGATGGGAGTGACGTGTCCTCTGTTGATAATTTTGCCGCACAGAAATTAACTGCCTTCCCTGCAAGAAGTAGTGTGCTTCAAGCATGCACTCTTACATGTGGAGTATTGGCTGCTCTGGGTTTAATAATTCGACAG gTATCTCATGTTGCCTTTGTGGAAGGATTGCCGATCCATGACTGCTCCACCGAAGTATCAT TTGGTATTGAGATATGGCACCTTGAGTTGATATCAGGTTTAGTTATACTGATATCATCATGCCGATATCTACTGTTGAAGGCATGGCCAGATTTTGCTGAGTCTAGTGAAGCAGCCAATCAACAG GTCCTTACTTCTCTTGAACCTTTGGATTACTTAGTCGTTGCTTTTTTGCCTGGGGTTAGTGAG GAACTCCTCTTCCGTGGTGCACTATTACCACTTTTTGGAGCCAATTTGACGAGTGTCTTGGTGGTTGCTACTATTTTTGGTGTTCTACATTTGGGCAATGGTCGAAAGTATTCCTTTGCTGTCTG GGCAACCTTTGTCGGCTTCCTTTATGGTTATGCAACTATAGTATCAAACAGCATCATTGTGCCAATGGCTTCTCATTCGTTGAACAATTTGGTTGGAGGAATTTTATGGCACTACACATCAAGGCCATCAAACTCAAAGTAG
- the LOC123213213 gene encoding uncharacterized protein LOC123213213 isoform X1, translated as MGLLAINYWQIASHESTTHLLSPVSASFSAKFNCLRSGVKSRKDLNFSIKAFARRKSMKKLKRNDQLRLTKETNVVPNGPTAKVDYVKDGSDVSSVDNFAAQKLTAFPARSSVLQACTLTCGVLAALGLIIRQVSHVAFVEGLPIHDCSTEVSFGIEIWHLELISGLVILISSCRYLLLKAWPDFAESSEAANQQVLTSLEPLDYLVVAFLPGVSEELLFRGALLPLFGANLTSVLVVATIFGVLHLGNGRKYSFAVWATFVGFLYGYATIVSNSIIVPMASHSLNNLVGGILWHYTSRPSNSK; from the exons ATGGGGTTGCTCGCTATCAACTATTGGCAGATAGCAAGTCATGAATCTACCACTCACTTACTTTCCCCTGTTTCTGCATCATTCA GTGCAAAGTTCAATTGCCTTCGTAGTGGTGTCAAATCACGAAAG gatttaaattttaGCATTAAGGCATTTGCAAGAAGGAAGTCTATGAAGAAACTCAAGAGAAATGATCAATTGCGTTTAACCAAAGAAACCAATGTTGTACCAAATGGACCTACTGCAAAAGTTGATTATGTTAAAGATGGGAGTGACGTGTCCTCTGTTGATAATTTTGCCGCACAGAAATTAACTGCCTTCCCTGCAAGAAGTAGTGTGCTTCAAGCATGCACTCTTACATGTGGAGTATTGGCTGCTCTGGGTTTAATAATTCGACAG gTATCTCATGTTGCCTTTGTGGAAGGATTGCCGATCCATGACTGCTCCACCGAAGTATCAT TTGGTATTGAGATATGGCACCTTGAGTTGATATCAGGTTTAGTTATACTGATATCATCATGCCGATATCTACTGTTGAAGGCATGGCCAGATTTTGCTGAGTCTAGTGAAGCAGCCAATCAACAG GTCCTTACTTCTCTTGAACCTTTGGATTACTTAGTCGTTGCTTTTTTGCCTGGGGTTAGTGAG GAACTCCTCTTCCGTGGTGCACTATTACCACTTTTTGGAGCCAATTTGACGAGTGTCTTGGTGGTTGCTACTATTTTTGGTGTTCTACATTTGGGCAATGGTCGAAAGTATTCCTTTGCTGTCTG GGCAACCTTTGTCGGCTTCCTTTATGGTTATGCAACTATAGTATCAAACAGCATCATTGTGCCAATGGCTTCTCATTCGTTGAACAATTTGGTTGGAGGAATTTTATGGCACTACACATCAAGGCCATCAAACTCAAAGTAG